A region of the Myxococcales bacterium genome:
ATCCCGGCGAACCGGCGCCGCACGGCGAGGACTGGGAGCCGTCGCCCGGCACGGCCTGGCAATGGCAACTGACCGGCGCGATCGATTCGTCGTATGACGTCACGATGTACGACATCGATCTGGTCGAAGCGCCGGCGGCGACGATCGATGCCTTGCACGCCGCCGGGCGGGTGGTGATCTGCTACTTTTCGGCGGGCAGTTGGGAGGAATGGCGCGACGACGCCGGCGAGTTCCCGGCGGCCGCGTTGGGCAACCCGCTGGAAGGCTGGCCCGACGAGCGATGGCTCGACATCAACAACCAAGAGGTGCGCCGGATCATGGGCGAGCGGCTCGACCTGGCGGTCGAGAAGGAGTGCGACGGCGTAGAGCCGGACAACGTCGACGGGTTTGCCAACGACAACGGTCTGGGTCTGACGGCGGAAGCGCAACTGGCCTACAACCGATGGCTGGCCGACGAGGCGCATCAGCGCGGGTTGTCGGTCGGGCTGAAAAACGATTTGTGCCAACTGGAGAACCTGCGGGATTGGTTCGATTGGGCGTTGAACGAGGAATGCGTCGCGTATGACGAATGCGGCCTCTACGACGACTGGCTGGCCGCCGGCAAGGCGGTTTTTCACGTCGAATACGTCGACGATTGGGCTGCGGCGCCGGCGAAAGCGGCCGCGGTCTGCGGCGTTCGGCCGGCAATGGACACCTTGATCAAAACCTGGGATCTCGGACCCGAACGACTGGCTTGTTCGGATCAGTGAGCGAGAGGGCGGATGCAACCCAAGCACGGCTTCGCGATCGCCATCCTGATGTTGCTGCTGCTGACGCCGGCCTGGCCGCTGGTCGGGATGACCGAGCCGTTCGTATCCGAGGGCGAATTTCTCCATTCCGAAGGCGAAAACGGTTCGCAGACGAATTCGCAAGTGGTTTACGGCTCCGAACAATACCTGGCGGTCTGGCAGGAGATGCCGCGGCGGTCGACGACGATCAATGAAATCCGGGCGGCTCGCCTGAAACCGGACGGGCAAAACCTGGATGCCGGCGGATTCCGGGTAGCGGCCCGGCCGAGCTATTTCGCCATGGCGCGGCCGATTTTCGACGGCGAACAGTATTATCTTGCCTGGATCGAATACCCGCGTGAAAACCTCGCCGACGACCCCGGAGTGATCTACGGCGCCCGCGTCGATCCGCACGGGCGAGTACTCGAGCCGGGTGGCCGGATCCTCGACGGCTCGCGAATCCGGAAAGACCTGCCCGATCTGGCGTTCGGCGACCACGGCGGCCTGCTGGTCTGGCGGCAAGGCGGCAACCAAATCATCGCCCGGCGGCTCGATCCGCGCGCCGGCACGTTCGACGAACGGCAGATCATCGTTTTCGAGGGCAAAAACGCGATGTCGCCGCACGTGGCCCATACCGCCGGGGTTT
Encoded here:
- a CDS encoding endo alpha-1,4 polygalactosaminidase, coding for MSRRLCLWTILLSALVLAPLHGCDQDSGDDDDNDTGGDDTGDECGNPDDANPGEPAPHGEDWEPSPGTAWQWQLTGAIDSSYDVTMYDIDLVEAPAATIDALHAAGRVVICYFSAGSWEEWRDDAGEFPAAALGNPLEGWPDERWLDINNQEVRRIMGERLDLAVEKECDGVEPDNVDGFANDNGLGLTAEAQLAYNRWLADEAHQRGLSVGLKNDLCQLENLRDWFDWALNEECVAYDECGLYDDWLAAGKAVFHVEYVDDWAAAPAKAAAVCGVRPAMDTLIKTWDLGPERLACSDQ